Part of the Benincasa hispida cultivar B227 chromosome 11, ASM972705v1, whole genome shotgun sequence genome, ataagaccctatgagatttagagcatcaaccgcAACAGTCACCATATAAGGCCCTTGAACCTCAAAGAAACAAGAGTAGGGGAAAATATAAGGGATATAACCCTATGGTCCCAATTCCAAAACAGATAGAGAAGTACATGATAGAGTGGATAAATCGTCCACAATAGCACCGTTAAACTCGTAGCGACTGTGCATAGTATCTAGAAAAGAGAATGATTGGTGGAAGTCCCTAGTTCATCCAGTTCAATGGTTGGATGAAGAGGTAAACATCTaaaatttttccttattttcGGATTTTTTATAGTCTTCATTAATATAGTTTTTAACGTccacaaaaaaattattgatatcTTGTTCATATTCTTACGACATAAAATACTGAGTGAAAATTCTACGACCCAGAGTATCCCTTCGTTCACGACAGCTGATCGAGCAGTTATTGTAAGTTATCATCAATTAACTATAATAGTTTATTTACGATGTTTTTTATGTTGATTGCACCTAATTTTGTTGACAGAACTTATTTCGTCGTCCATATAAGTTGTACTCTGAGTGGAAAACGTCACAATGCACTATGACATATGACTGGGATAAAGCAAGCATATTACTGAAGTATGTTTAAGGCGAGCTGACTGACTAAAGTATTTCGTGTTCCACTATTGATGTCATATGCATACCTTACAATATACTTGATGTACATTGGATATTGGTCAAGATAGACATGGTGCAAGATAGGTTAGTTGTTTCAGATTCATACAAGAGACTCTGTACTTAGTCGGAACTGGAATATCACTTCACAAAGCAGGTGTGATATTGGCTTGCCCTAAATTGCCACTGACTCTTTAGAAGCTGGAGCGAGTTGAAAATGCACCACAACAATCAGTTAGCAGAGATTGTGGTATATTTTGTGCCAAGATGTTTGAGTATGTTGTAACTGGGTGTAATATGTCCACTTTGACCCAATCAAATATGAATTTCTTCATACGTCAGTTTGTTGTACAAATATATATGAACAAAGCTATTTATTAGTGCATTTGTTTATCTTCAATGGTGTTTGTTTTCTACATCTTTTTTTTATACTTCACTtgagataattaaatattacacTGTCAAGTTAGTTTAATTACAAAATGTTACACTGTAAAATAACCCAATCAAATTGTAACATAAATTGGATTTATGTTATTGCCAATGGTTTTCAGTAAGTTACTCGATTGTAGCCACACATACTGCACCAAGTACATTTGTGAATCTGAGTGACCTCTCCTGCATATGGTATTCTTATCTCCTAGTGGAGGCCAACTTGAGCAACACGAATCGGCGACAATATTTGGATGTCTTCGTAATCATCCCCCTGAGGCCCTTCTGAAATAGAGCCTAAAGGGAAAATAGGTTCTCCATATGATCCGTAAATAGCCTGAATATTGTAGTAAGGGGAACAAAGTGTGCATGGATCAATGTTCCGGTAACGGACTGCTGCAATCGCATGGGAGCATGGCATGTCGTAATAATCAAAATCCTTGCACGAACACATACGCGCATTCAAGTCAACAACTCCACTAAGGTGAATACCAacaactttaaaaatgtgttgatCAATCGGCCTCACAAAATGCCTTTTAGTCGTCATTTTCGTCTCCGCATAATCTGAAAGCATCGTTTGACGACTCGATGTATAGGTTCTTGGATGAAACCAGTCTTGCAACAAACCCCTTATGTGATCAAGAAATTTAGTTATTGGCAATGTTCTAGCGTCCTTTAGTACAACATTTAAACTCTTAGTCGCATTTGTAGTCATCTGATTAAACCTTCGTCCACATTGAAATTCCCTGGCCCATTTTTCAAATCCAATTTCCTCTAAGTATTGGCCCATTCCTCTTATTGGGATAATTTCAGCCCAATGTACTTGAAAAGTAATCTCACGGGGTGATTTTGCAACTAGGAAGAAATCGGGGAGGGGAGATTTTTTCCCAAAATGCTTGAGTAGGTTTAGACTTATATGATGAATGTAGAAACAATGAAAGGCAAAAGGAAATACCTTACTGATTGCTTTGCTTATGCTTGCTTTACGATCTGATACAATGACAAGTTCAGATATAGCCCCAACCGCCTCCTTAACGTGCCCAAAAAAACCATGTCCGAGCTTCTCCCGTTTCACTATCCACAATGAAAAATGCAACTGGATATATTTGACCGTTCTCATCAATTGAATTCATGCTTAACATGACACCCTTAAACTTATCTCGTAAGTGTGTCCTGTCAACAACCAAAACACACCTTATGTAGTTCAAAAAGCCTCGTATTGACGGACCCAAAGCCATGAAGACGTACTTGAATTGAATCATGATGAGGATATTCGTAGCGTCAAACTGAATGACGCCCACAGTGAGGGTGATCACTGAATCAAGTTCAATTTGTAAACAATGCCAAGGTTCATTATCTTCAAAGCTTCCCCGTAAGCATGTAATTGGCTAACGACGAGCAAAGTTAGGTgtcctttattttagaatctcttccgaagagttttctttaattttgcTGCATTGCAGTTATaaacaaaatacaatacaatttGACTGTCATTTTGTACACGATAAAGTTACTTATGGATTCTTGAAGTTGCTTCCCATTCGATCTTCATTCCAGTTTGCAGATATGTTCGTCGAGGCTTCCTCCTCAACTCATTTGCACTTTCTTATGTCTAAAGTGGAAGTCGAAATAGCTAAGAAAAAGCAAGAAAAGAGTTGACAAAGGACAGAGAGAAAGGAAGAGACAGAGAAGCTTATGTGAGGAAGGtaactttcttcttccttctgtATATCAATATGTatattttccttctttcttttttcatgtTCTTTATAGAATGAATTGATGATTTATATACAACAATTGAATACATAAAACGACAAAATGGAGAGGAATCCAATTTACAAACTTTGTCCATTTTAGGTATGCAGGTGACCGGGCAGCTGCTTGATATACCAGAATCAGTTTGGGGAGAGAGACAGGTCACGGTGGTGACTGAGCTGGCTCCAAGCTGGCATTCTTCTTTTGTCAAATGAGCTGAAGTGTCATCCTTGTCATCCCCCTTCAAGCGAGAGCTTAACTAAGTTAGGCGAGCTTGCTATGCAAATAAGAGAAAGTTTGAATTGGCAGTGTTTTGGGGAGACAGTTCGCGAGCTGCTCGGTTGTAGGAACATACCGTAGTGGAGTTGATCTCTTAAGATGAGATCCCGAATAAAATGCACATTAATTTCGATGTGTTTGGTTCGAGCATGGAAGACAGGGTTAGCAGCCAATGCACCTGCTCCCATATTGTCACACCAGAGAACGGGAATGCCGGTTGGAGAGAAGCCTATTTCAATGAGTAAGTTGCGAACCCAAATGATTTCAATAGCAGCATGAGCAAGAGCTCAGTATTCTGATTCTGTGCTAGAATGTGATGTGGTTGCCTGTTTCTTAGAGGACCAAGAATAAGAGTGGAGCCAAGATAAAGACAGTAGGCAGCAGTGGAGTTCCTATCATCAAGGTTTGAGGCCTAATCAACATCAGAGTATGTTGAGATGGTGAGGTGTGGATCAAAATGGATAGTTAATCCAAGTTGTGGTGTTCCAACTAGGCAGCGAAGGACTCTTTTGACAGCTGACCAATGTACATCAGTTGGAGCTTTGAGAAATTGGCTTAACTTATTGACAATGAAAGCTATATCTGGGCGGGTATTGGTTAGATATTAAAGAGCACCAACTATGCTACAATAAAGGAAGGGATCAAGGAGAGGTTGGCCTATGTTGATAGATAACAAGGTGCCAGGGGCAGCAGGTGTTGGACAAGGCTTGACATGCTGTAGATTTAGCTTGGCTAATAGGTCAGTGATGTATTGAGCCCAGTGAAGGTGAAGACCTGTTGGTGTATAGTTTATTTGAATGCCAAGGAATTTGCTAAGTGTGCCAAGATCTTTAAGGGAGAATTGGTTGTGGAATATGGATACAAGATGATCAATATAGGCTGGATCACTGCCTGTAAGGATTAGGTCATCCACATAGACAAGAAGCATGGTAATAGATGATGAGGTTTGCATATAATATAGGGAGGTGTCAAGGGAACTTACTTTGAAACTAGAAGAAGCGTTTCAGCTCATCATTCCAAGCTCGAGGGGCTTGTTTAAGGCCATAAATTACTCGATGGAGCTTGCAGACATAGTAAAGGTAAGTTGCACTTTCAAAGCCCGGAGGTTGAGTCATATAAACAGTCTCTTTGAGTGTGCCATCAAGGAAGGCATTATTAAAGTCTATTTGACGAAGTGGCCAGAGATGAGAGACTGCAAGTGTGAGGATAATCCTGTTAGTGGGGGGTTTGACAACAGGGCTGAAGGTGTCAAAATAATCAAAGTCAGGGTGCTGATGGAAGCCTTTGGCAACAAGACGTGATTTAATCGCTGAACTGATCCTTGTGCACCACGTTTTAATCTGTAGACCCATTTGCAGCCAACTATAGTGGAGGTAGAGAGAGGAGGGACTAGTGTCCAAGTATTTGTGCACTGCAGGGCTGTACGTTCTTCAACCATTGCTAGTTTCCATTGTGGAACTGATAGGGCTTGAGAAACAGTATGTGGCTCAGCTTGAGTGAAATCAGTAACAAGTTCTGTAGACCAAACTTTGGGCTTAAAGACACCTGCCTTACCCCTAGTGATCATGGGATGAGTGCCTAGTAAAGGCTGAGCTGAGACTTGCTGATGTTGGAAGAAGGGCTGTGGAGGAGAATTTGGTGGAAGTGAGTCTGTAGAAGAATTTGGTGAGTTGTGTAAGGCTTGAGATGGAGACATGAGTGGAGAGCTTGGAGATGGTAAACCAGAGTTTGAATGTGGAGTGATTGGGGTTAACAGGGGATTAAGACTATGATGTTGGTCCTAAGATGGATGAGAAGGGTGGGTAACTGGTGACTGACACGATTGGGGCAAGTTTATTGATGGTTGAGAAAACCAAGTAGTGATTGGAGGTGCTGAGGTAGGAAGGTTGGAGGGTTGGTTATTGGCAAAACCAGTTTGAAAGGGGAAATCCTCTTCATTAAACACCACATGGCATGAGATAATTATTTTACCATCATCAGTGAAGCAACGGTACCCTTTGTGCATAGGTGAAGGACCAACTTCTTGCTgtggaaatcaaatttgtgAGACTGATAGGGCCATAGATGTGGGTAGCAGGCACATCCAAACACTCTAAAGGATGTCAGGTCCAGTTTTCTTCCAAGTAGTGCTTCCATTGGGCTGATATCCTAAAGAACAGAAGAGAGAAAGCCATTAATAAGAAGCACAATGGTTTGAAAAGCATACCACCATAGATGTAGGGGCATCCTAGCTTGAGCAAGGAGTGTTAAACCAGTCTCAACAATATGCCTATGTTTGCTTCAACACGACAATTATGGGCTGAAGTGTGAGGACAAGACAGTCTGATATGGATTCCCAGCTGTGTGCACATGTGAGCAACAGGTTGGTATTCCCTTCCTCCATCCATTTGCAAAGTCCTAGTAGTTCTATTAAACT contains:
- the LOC120090698 gene encoding uncharacterized protein LOC120090698, whose amino-acid sequence is MRTVKYIQLHFSLWIVKREKLGHGFFGHVKEAVGAISELVIVSDRKASISKAISKVFPFAFHCFYIHHISLNLLKHFGKKSPLPDFFLVAKSPREITFQVHWAEIIPIRGMGQYLEEIGFEKWAREFQCGRRFNQMTTNATKSLNVVLKDARTLPITKFLDHIRGLLQDWFHPRTYTSSRQTMLSDYAETKMTTKRHFVRPIDQHIFKVVGIHLSGVVDLNARMCSCKDFDYYDMPCSHAIAAVRYRNIDPCTLCSPYYNIQAIYGSYGEPIFPLGSISEGPQGDDYEDIQILSPIRVAQVGLH